The stretch of DNA ctcgtcacctcgtgtacacgtatttcacataattcaaataacacaatcaactcaaatcctaaggggtagttgccccacacaaagttagacataatacttacctcaactaggccaaatcaaccctaaaaaatagcttttcccctaaaattcatctccgcacgactcaaatctaatcaaaagcGACTTAATAACTTCAAACAATGAAAGAGAAATCAATTACggtagataaagctatgatctttacacaattagAAATTGCAATGACAGGGGGGCTCGCCcaatcaaaacccgggtccaagggtagatttcgactacctataaccccacgagtccatatatgtgttttgtgttCAAATCCGAGTAcgaatcgactctcaaaacccaaatttttatttttcaaaactgtGACAAAAATCAAaattcctctttgattctcataaattttatgttaaatctcataaataataatgaaatatagttggaaattgattaacACTACTTACCCTATAATTGTAGATGACAATTCTATCTCCAAATCACCTCCTACCGagcctagggttctaaaatgagagagaATGAGATAAAACCCCGAATTTCCAACATTTTGTTCAGTTGCAGTCACAGTTGCGATACTAGGTTCGCAATTACGAAAAATCCTCGCAAATACGGCAACTGTAAAGCCCAgcagatgtcgcaaatgtgacacaaACCTCGCAAATGGGACCAAATGATTGCAATTGCGATCTACACAACTTAATCCTAGTCTTGGCAAATGCGAACCAAGTATCGTAATTGTGATATCTGAGTCCCCCCTGTCATGTTCTCAATTGCAATgctggtgttcgcaattgcgacaactgCAATACCAACAACTTGTATTTGAGTCCAAACATTTCTGAAACACATCCGAAATTCACCTGAGCCCTTGGGGCTTCAAACCAAATATCaacacaagtcttaaaacatcatacgaactcgcttgcgtgatcaaaacacatgaatttcaaaagaaaactcaagaacctctaaacttgcaaccaagcgtccgaattcTATCAAACCAACTCAAAGTGGCACCAAATATTttagacaagttccaaatagcaaaatggacctattccaagtcccaaaaccaaatttgGAACTCGATATCCAAAGGTCAACCTACAGGCAAACTTGGgaaaacttctaaacctcaaattgccaactttttaCAAAACAAGTCACATCagcctacggacctccgaattcgatttcgggaatttgtctaagtccaaaatcacaatacgaacctatcaaagccatcaaaacaccgttctggggtcattttcacaaaagtcaaactttggttaaCTAAAGGATCTAAATCTACCTGAAACCTTCGTGGAACGaaactaaccatcctcgcaagtcataaaaccatatatacacatgtgtgaagcatcaaaaggggaatcAGGGCTCatatacacaaaatgaccgatcgggtcattacattctccccctcgtaaaacaaacattcgtcattgaacgtgcatagagacatacctgaagtgacgaaaaggtgaggataatgaCTCCTCATGTCGTTACCGATCTCCCAtgtcacctcctcaaccggatgacccctccattgaaccatcattgaagcaatgctctttgacctcaacttccagaCCTGCCTATTCAAGATGGCCATTGGCTCCTTAACAtatgtcaaatccttgtccaattggactgagctgaaatctaatacatgtgacagatcaccataatacttttggagcatggagaCATGGAACACCTGGTGAACTAccgataaactaggtggaaatgcaagtttgtaggccacctcaccaactctctcaaggatctcaaaaggaccaatatacctaggactcaacttgcccttcttcccgaacctcatcacacccttcatgggtgaaacccgcagCATAACCCTCTCTAtcaccataaatgctacatcacgaaccttccgatcggcataATATTTCTGTCTAGATAgtgctgtacgaagccgatcttgaatcaacttgactttctctaaggcatcccgaaccaaatcaaTGCCCAACAACCTTGCCTATCCCGACTcaaaccaaacaactggaacatgacaccgcctaccatataaggcctcataaggagccatctggatactcattggtagctgttgttgtaggagaaCTCAGCAAGCGGtaggaactgatcccatgaacccccaaaatccataacacatgcacatagcatatcctccaagatctgaatagtgagataggactgcccgtccgtctaggggtggaatgctgtactcaactcaacccgggTGCCTGAATcacgctgcacggctctccaaaaatatGATGTGAACTGCATGCCTCGATTGAAgataatggacactggcacaccatggaGACGAACAATCTCACAGATATAGATCGAAGCCAgctgctttgaagaataggtagtcaccaccgaAATTAAATGTGccgtcaacctatccacaatgacccatactgcatcaaatttcttcaaagtccatgggagcccaacaataaagtccatggtaatatgctcccaattccactcgggaatctcaagtttCCGAAGCAAACTGCCcggcctttgatgctcgtacttcacctgatGACAGTTTTAAGCACCGAGCCGCATACTTCACTGTATATTTCTTCTTCCTCCACCACTAATAATGcagcctcaaatcctgatacatcttgtcggcacctggatgaatgaaatatcgtgaactgtgggcctcctcaagaatcaactcacgctgcccatccacattgggcacacatatccatACCTACATCcgtaacaccccatcatctccaatagaaacctacTTGACATCACCGTGCTGCATTATGTCCTTAAGGACTAGCAAAAGGGGTTCGTCATAATGTTGCGCTCttatgcgctcatacaaagaagaccaagaaaccaagCAAGAAAGAACCCGGCTGGGCTCCggaacatccaatctcacaaacctattggccaaagcctgaacgtctatggctagtggcctctccgctgctggtaaatatgccaaattgcccatactctctgccttcctactcagtgcatcggccaccacattggcctttcccggatgatgcagaatagtgatatcattgtctttcaacaactctaaccatctccgctgccgcaaattaaggtcaTTCTACTTGAATAGACGCTGGAGACTCCGGTGTTCGATATAGACCTCACATgaaacaccatacaaatagtgcctcaaaatcttcaatgcatgaacaatagctaccgATTCTAAGTCGTGCACCGGGTAATTtgtctcatgaaccttcaactgtcgagacgcataggcaatcaccctaccgtattGTATCAACACCATGCAAAGATCAATATGCGACACATCACAATGCAATCAGATTTGGATAAGGTTGTTTGGAATAAGGCTATCAATAGTTAGCTCAAAATTTGGTAATGTTTCTAGTCGGGCGagagaactccatgacttgtGATTTTGACATGTGGTTATGAGTTTCCACATGCTTCTATCATCATTACAGTGTTATGAAGGTTTGAAACAATGTTTTATTTGATATGCGGTATATCATTATTACCGAATTTGGTAATGAGAAGTTATTGTGGGCAGAAGATATAGTTATGGGCATATGAATTATGAGGCACATCGTGTGGTTACATATTGGAGGCACATTTATGACTTGATGCAACCTTTTGGAATTAATACAGCATGTACATACAATAATTGGATCTTATAAAGAGTTTCGAATGcaggaatttggttctaaggcttatgggctaaGATTGAAGGGAGAATCTCCAGTCAGGAATGTGTTGATGGATGTATATGGATTGAGGTGTCATGGGGGTGTTTAGGAGAAGCTTATACAGTTATTTGATGGCtctggaatgactcttggcacgttcaaggatgaaTGCATGTTTGAGTGGGggagtatgtaacgacccgaccgatcgttttgagttttagcatTTCTGTTTGGCGGTTTGATAAGTtaagtagcttcatatggtaCATTATAGCTTGCAATTATGGTTGGTTTCGATGTTTGAGAGGTTCGAGATCGTTTTGGAAGAACGATTCTCAATTTGGAtgcttaaagttggaagagttaaccaaagtttgacttttgattaagcgaccccagaatcgggatttgatggtttcaataggttcgtatggtgagttttgacttaggtgtatgtttggatttgaatttggatgttcctagaaggttttggccctATGtgtcgaaagttagcaatttgaaggaTTAGAGAGCTCATatgtttgactgagagttgacttttgtaTTATCGGGGTCCGGTTGGTATTCAGGGATCAACCATAGGTTCATTTGGTTGACTGAAAGTTATGTGCAAAGTTTGATTGTGATCCGGAATATCTAAGTGTGATTCGAAAGCGTTCGGCAAAATTTGTATGTTTGAAATATAAGAG from Nicotiana tomentosiformis chromosome 11, ASM39032v3, whole genome shotgun sequence encodes:
- the LOC138901555 gene encoding uncharacterized protein, with translation MVIERVMLRVSPMKGVMRFGKKGKLSPRYIGPFEILERVGEVAYKLAFPPSLSVVHQVFHVSMLQKYYGDLSHVLDFSSVQLDKDLTYVKEPMAILNRQVWKLRSKSIASMMVQWRGHPVEEVTWEIGNDMRSHYPHLFVTSVVAIANTSIAIENMTGGTQISQLRYLVRICQD